The following are encoded together in the Alphaproteobacteria bacterium genome:
- a CDS encoding diaminopimelate epimerase, with amino-acid sequence MNAAAGLPFRKMHGLGNDFVVLDARARALGLSLEGRRIVADRKLGVGCDQLIVLEPPGERGADVFMRIYNPDGSEAGACGNATRCVASVLMAERGSDEAIVQTIAGLLEAEKVGTGANGLPVISVDMGPAKLDWRDVPVSLACDTLHLPLSIGPYGDPVGCSMGNPHATFFVDDPALLDDVRIREFGPRLESHTLFPERANIGFARITGTDRLRLRMWERGAGQTLACGSGACAAIVAAARRGLTSRKAEVVMDGGTLVMEWLRDGHVLMTGGVAQSFTGTLDPALLA; translated from the coding sequence ATGAACGCCGCCGCCGGATTGCCGTTCCGCAAGATGCATGGGCTGGGCAACGACTTCGTCGTGCTCGACGCGCGCGCGCGGGCGCTGGGCCTGTCACTGGAGGGCCGGCGCATCGTCGCCGACCGCAAGCTGGGCGTCGGCTGCGACCAGCTGATCGTGCTCGAGCCGCCGGGCGAGCGCGGCGCCGACGTCTTCATGCGCATCTACAACCCCGACGGCAGCGAGGCCGGCGCCTGCGGCAATGCCACGCGCTGCGTCGCCTCGGTGCTGATGGCCGAGCGCGGCAGCGATGAAGCGATCGTGCAGACCATCGCCGGGCTGCTGGAGGCGGAGAAGGTCGGCACCGGCGCCAACGGCCTGCCGGTGATCAGCGTCGACATGGGCCCGGCGAAGCTCGACTGGCGCGACGTGCCGGTGTCGCTGGCCTGCGACACGCTGCACCTGCCGCTTTCGATAGGTCCCTACGGCGATCCGGTCGGCTGCTCGATGGGCAATCCGCACGCGACGTTCTTCGTCGACGACCCGGCATTGCTCGACGACGTCCGGATCCGCGAGTTCGGCCCGCGACTGGAGAGCCACACGCTGTTTCCCGAGCGCGCCAATATCGGCTTCGCGCGGATCACCGGCACCGATCGCCTGCGCCTGCGCATGTGGGAGCGCGGCGCCGGGCAGACTCTGGCCTGCGGCTCGGGCGCCTGCGCGGCGATCGTCGCGGCGGCGCGGCGCGGGCTGACGTCGCGCAAGGCGGAGGTCGTCATGGATGGCGGCACGCTGGTCATGGAGTGGCTGCGCGACGGCCACGTGCTGATGACCGGCGGCGTGGCGCAGTCCTTCACCGGCACGCTCGACCCCGCGCTGCTGGCATGA
- the mtaB gene encoding tRNA (N(6)-L-threonylcarbamoyladenosine(37)-C(2))-methylthiotransferase MtaB — MSRAVEVVTFGCRLNAVESEVIRARAAGAPDTIVVNTCAVTAEAERQARQSVRRLRRERPQARIIVTGCAAQIDPRSWAAMPEVDRVLGNVEKLSAGSYAEDGARTQVDDIAAARQTAGHLLTDLAGHSRAFLQVQNGCDHRCTFCAIPFGRGPSRSVPAGDVVAQARALVEAGYNEVVLTGVDLTAWGHDLPGAPRLGALARRLLKLVPALPRLRLSSLDPVEIDDELLALLGEEPRLMPHLHLSVQAGDDLVLKRMKRRHLRDDVLRLVERARARRADVVFGADLIAGFPTESEAMFERTLRLIDEAGLTWLHVFPYSERPGTPASRMPPVPGDVRRARAARLRAAGARRADAFLRAQLGRTVEALIELDGTGRTAHFAPVRPSVRLPARRVVPLRVDGVAGGHLTAVSVERVAA, encoded by the coding sequence ATGAGCCGCGCCGTCGAGGTCGTGACCTTCGGCTGCCGGCTCAACGCCGTGGAGTCGGAGGTGATCCGCGCCAGGGCCGCCGGCGCGCCCGACACGATCGTGGTCAACACCTGCGCCGTCACGGCGGAAGCCGAGCGCCAGGCGCGCCAAAGCGTGCGCCGCCTGCGGCGCGAGCGGCCGCAGGCGCGCATCATCGTCACCGGCTGCGCCGCGCAGATCGATCCGCGATCCTGGGCGGCGATGCCCGAGGTCGATCGCGTGCTGGGCAATGTCGAGAAGCTCAGCGCCGGCTCGTATGCCGAGGACGGCGCGCGCACCCAGGTCGACGACATCGCTGCCGCACGCCAGACCGCCGGCCACCTGCTGACCGATCTGGCCGGACACAGCCGCGCCTTCCTGCAGGTGCAGAACGGCTGCGACCACCGCTGCACCTTCTGCGCCATCCCCTTCGGCCGCGGCCCCAGCCGCTCGGTGCCGGCCGGCGACGTCGTGGCGCAGGCCCGCGCGCTGGTCGAGGCCGGCTACAACGAGGTGGTGCTGACCGGCGTCGACCTCACCGCCTGGGGCCACGACCTGCCGGGCGCGCCGCGGCTGGGCGCGCTGGCGCGGCGGCTCCTGAAGCTGGTGCCGGCGCTGCCGCGCCTGCGCCTGTCCTCGCTCGATCCGGTCGAGATCGATGACGAGCTGCTGGCGCTGCTGGGCGAGGAGCCGCGGCTGATGCCGCACCTGCACCTCAGCGTGCAGGCGGGCGACGATCTCGTGCTCAAGCGCATGAAGCGCCGGCATTTGCGCGACGACGTGCTGCGCCTGGTCGAGCGGGCGCGGGCACGGCGCGCCGATGTCGTGTTCGGCGCCGACCTGATCGCCGGCTTTCCGACCGAGAGCGAGGCGATGTTCGAGCGCACGCTGCGGCTGATCGACGAGGCCGGCCTGACCTGGCTGCACGTCTTTCCCTATTCCGAGCGTCCCGGCACGCCGGCGTCGCGCATGCCCCCGGTGCCGGGCGATGTCCGGCGCGCGCGCGCGGCGCGCTTGCGCGCGGCGGGCGCGCGGCGGGCCGACGCCTTCCTGCGCGCGCAGCTCGGCCGCACGGTCGAGGCGCTGATCGAGCTTGACGGCACCGGCCGCACGGCGCATTTCGCGCCGGTCCGTCCTTCGGTGCGGCTGCCCGCGCGCAGGGTCGTGCCGTTGCGCGTCGACGGCGTCGCCGGGGGCCATCTCACCGCGGTTTCAGTGGAGCGCGTCGCGGCATGA
- the ftsY gene encoding signal recognition particle-docking protein FtsY: MSEPKKSWFGRLKEGLTKSTQRITQGITGLFTRKKLDQKTLDELEDVLIQADLGVAVAGQLVANLKRTRFDKEVTDEEVRGAFADDVATILTPVAKPLTIDSARKPHVVLVVGVNGSGKTTTIGKMARQFTDEGRKVMIAAGDTFRAAAVEQLKIWGERSKVPVIARETGADAAGLAFEALKAAQDAQADVLLIDTAGRLQNKAGLMQELAKIVRVIRKLDEGAPHSCLLVLDATVGQNAHSQVEVFREMVQVDGLVLTKLDGTAKGGVLVALAEKFKVPVVAIGVGEGIDDLRPFDARQFARGLMGLEAA; encoded by the coding sequence ATGAGCGAGCCCAAGAAGTCCTGGTTCGGCCGGCTGAAGGAAGGCCTGACCAAATCGACGCAGCGCATCACCCAGGGCATCACCGGGCTCTTCACCCGGAAGAAGCTCGACCAGAAGACGCTCGACGAGCTCGAGGACGTGCTGATCCAGGCCGATCTCGGCGTCGCGGTGGCCGGCCAGCTGGTCGCCAACCTCAAGCGCACGCGCTTCGACAAGGAGGTCACCGACGAGGAGGTGCGCGGCGCCTTCGCCGACGATGTCGCCACCATCCTGACGCCGGTCGCCAAGCCGCTGACGATCGACAGCGCGAGGAAGCCGCATGTCGTGCTGGTGGTCGGCGTCAACGGCAGCGGCAAGACGACGACCATCGGCAAGATGGCGCGCCAGTTCACCGACGAAGGCCGCAAGGTGATGATCGCCGCCGGCGACACCTTCCGCGCCGCCGCCGTCGAGCAGCTCAAGATCTGGGGCGAGCGTTCGAAGGTGCCGGTGATCGCCCGCGAGACCGGCGCCGACGCCGCCGGGCTGGCCTTCGAGGCGCTCAAGGCCGCGCAGGACGCGCAGGCCGACGTGCTGCTGATCGACACCGCCGGCCGCCTGCAGAACAAGGCCGGGCTGATGCAGGAGCTGGCCAAGATCGTGCGCGTGATCCGCAAGCTCGACGAGGGCGCGCCGCATTCCTGCCTGCTGGTGCTCGACGCCACGGTGGGCCAGAACGCCCATAGCCAGGTCGAGGTGTTCCGCGAGATGGTGCAGGTCGACGGCCTGGTGCTGACCAAGCTCGACGGCACCGCCAAGGGCGGCGTGCTGGTGGCGCTGGCCGAGAAGTTCAAGGTGCCGGTGGTGGCGATCGGCGTCGGCGAAGGCATCGACGATCTGCGGCCCTTCGATGCCCGGCAGTTCGCGCGCGGCCTGATGGGCCTGGAGGCGGCATGA
- a CDS encoding septation protein A produces MSGRSEKAEVPAWRKLVPPLLELGPLLAFFVTNGNCQRLLDYCAGETQRLFAGTAVFMVTTVIVLPIYRVLERRWPIMPLVGGFFILVFGGLTLWLQDETFIKMKPTIVNCLFATILAAGLLFGRPLLKIMFAAAFRLTDLGWTILTRRWAVFFLVLAAVNEVMWRFFSTETWIASKMALSMPLTIVFALAQTPLLKRHWDGDDNPFAPERKD; encoded by the coding sequence ATGAGCGGACGCAGCGAGAAGGCCGAGGTGCCGGCCTGGCGCAAGCTGGTGCCGCCGCTGCTCGAGCTCGGGCCGCTGCTCGCCTTCTTCGTCACCAACGGCAATTGCCAGCGCCTGCTCGATTACTGCGCCGGCGAGACGCAACGGCTGTTCGCCGGCACCGCGGTGTTCATGGTCACCACGGTGATCGTGCTGCCGATCTACCGCGTGCTCGAGCGGCGCTGGCCGATCATGCCGCTGGTCGGCGGCTTCTTCATCCTGGTGTTCGGCGGGCTCACCCTGTGGCTGCAGGACGAGACCTTCATCAAGATGAAGCCGACCATCGTCAATTGCCTGTTCGCCACCATCCTCGCCGCCGGCCTGCTGTTCGGCCGGCCGCTGCTGAAGATCATGTTCGCCGCCGCCTTCCGGCTCACCGATCTCGGCTGGACGATCCTGACCAGGCGCTGGGCGGTGTTCTTCCTGGTGCTGGCCGCCGTCAACGAGGTGATGTGGCGCTTCTTCAGCACCGAGACGTGGATCGCCTCGAAGATGGCGCTCAGCATGCCGCTGACCATCGTCTTCGCGCTGGCGCAGACGCCCCTGCTGAAGCGTCACTGGGACGGCGACGACAACCCCTTCGCGCCCGAGCGCAAGGATTGA
- a CDS encoding NUDIX hydrolase yields MSETSDSKPPRPAWAPPDNFRRRVPDGDTHERLVCDDCGFVSYENPKIVVGAVCLWEDRILMARRAIHPRKGYWTLPAGFMELKETTEEGAQREAWEEACAKIEIDALIGVYSIPRIGQVQMMYRARLVSPDVAPGIESLEVALFAWDEIPWKELAFPSVTWALNHWRETRHLAAFTPFVSPADYPGLR; encoded by the coding sequence ATGTCCGAGACTTCCGACAGCAAGCCGCCGCGCCCGGCCTGGGCGCCGCCCGACAATTTCCGGCGACGCGTGCCCGACGGCGACACCCACGAGCGCCTCGTCTGCGACGATTGCGGCTTCGTCTCCTACGAGAATCCCAAGATCGTCGTCGGCGCGGTCTGCCTGTGGGAGGACCGCATCCTGATGGCGCGCCGCGCGATCCATCCGCGCAAGGGCTACTGGACCCTGCCGGCCGGCTTCATGGAGCTGAAGGAGACCACCGAGGAGGGCGCCCAGCGCGAGGCGTGGGAGGAGGCCTGCGCGAAGATCGAGATCGACGCGCTGATCGGCGTCTACAGCATCCCGCGCATCGGCCAGGTGCAGATGATGTATCGTGCCAGGCTGGTCTCGCCCGATGTCGCGCCGGGCATCGAGAGCCTGGAGGTCGCGCTCTTCGCCTGGGACGAGATCCCGTGGAAGGAGCTGGCCTTCCCCAGCGTCACCTGGGCGCTGAACCACTGGCGCGAGACGCGCCACCTGGCGGCCTTCACGCCCTTCGTCTCGCCGGCGGATTATCCGGGCTTGCGGTGA
- a CDS encoding PAS domain S-box protein: MPAQGTPSNDGRIGRRLILWLPLTYVLISGLILLALLVQLHRQAMESGEQLIGSFARLANEQTSRTIQTTATTAQIIEARLNAPIPVTEPAFSNRLRESLASRPFIRSIWVLDSAGKVIHGAGGDFVTDHADRPYFRHYQANPQSGLEIFAPVRSRASNEWLIPVAKAWLRPDGSFAGVIVVNLDPRYFDRTWSLGEADRDRSVALLRRDGILLTRSPHDDAAMGRSFAEGMLFTRLLPASPVGTFRVEAAVDGRARLLGYHAVSEFPDLVIVVGHTVDHVLAGWHRTVFIVVIGWLAASAALGAMAVVLWREWGRRQQSEARYRLLFDANPHAMAVHDPQSLRFLAVNAAAVRQYGWTREEFLGMTLADIRPPQEVSRLRATVPRQIGEHRMRHWRKDGSVFEVEAVVTPITFDGRPAMLGLAQDVTERNVTRQRLDDAIRAFPGSFRLFDRDERLVLSNGVRWGTSQIELPPPPIGDTFESMARLAAEQELDVAAVGRREEWLRERLAQFRRGDTNVEVQWRDGRWFQLLERRTSDGGTISLRLDITARKAVEEQLRQSQKMDAIGQLTGGVAHDINNMLTVIIGNAEALLEQRSLEADARETLELMLRAAEGSAELTNRLLAFARRQPLRPKQLDVNGFIGRMEGLLRRSLGEQVEVVLARAADLWPVSIDPGQLETAILNLAINARDAMPGGGRLTIATGNAIVDASYATGRHDVAIGDYVVVSISDTGTGMTPQTLAHAFEPFFTTKDVGKGTGLGLSMVYGFVQQSGGHVTIHSEAGEGTTVRMYLPRASDADGAPGNGETQAPLSTARGETILLVEDDDLVRGHVVTQLRQLGYRVTPASDGRQALALLAGEEPVDLLFTDMVMPGGIGGRELAEQARRLRPGIRTLFTTGYSADAVARAGRLELDAPLLGKPYRLRELAERIREALDRR; encoded by the coding sequence ATGCCCGCACAGGGTACCCCGTCCAACGATGGCCGCATCGGCCGCAGGCTGATCCTGTGGCTGCCGCTGACCTATGTGCTGATCTCGGGGCTGATCCTGCTGGCGCTGCTTGTCCAGCTGCATCGGCAGGCAATGGAATCGGGCGAGCAGCTGATCGGCTCCTTCGCGCGGCTGGCCAACGAGCAGACCAGTCGCACGATCCAGACGACCGCCACGACGGCGCAGATCATCGAGGCGCGGCTGAACGCGCCGATCCCGGTCACCGAGCCCGCCTTCAGCAACCGGCTTCGCGAAAGCCTTGCCAGCCGTCCCTTCATACGCTCGATCTGGGTGCTCGATTCCGCCGGCAAGGTGATCCACGGCGCCGGTGGCGACTTCGTCACCGATCACGCCGATCGCCCGTATTTCCGTCATTACCAGGCCAACCCACAGTCCGGCCTGGAGATCTTTGCGCCGGTGCGCAGCCGCGCGAGCAACGAGTGGCTGATCCCGGTCGCCAAGGCCTGGCTGCGGCCGGACGGCTCGTTCGCCGGCGTGATCGTCGTCAATCTCGATCCGCGCTACTTCGACCGGACCTGGTCGCTGGGCGAAGCCGATCGCGATCGGAGCGTCGCGCTGCTGCGGCGCGACGGCATCCTGCTGACGCGCAGCCCGCACGATGACGCCGCCATGGGCCGCTCCTTCGCCGAGGGCATGCTCTTCACCCGGCTTCTGCCGGCCAGCCCGGTCGGCACCTTCCGGGTCGAGGCCGCGGTCGACGGCCGTGCGCGCCTGCTGGGCTATCACGCGGTGAGCGAGTTCCCCGACCTGGTGATCGTCGTCGGCCACACGGTCGATCATGTGCTCGCCGGCTGGCATCGCACGGTGTTCATCGTCGTGATCGGCTGGCTGGCGGCGTCGGCGGCGCTGGGTGCGATGGCAGTCGTGCTGTGGCGCGAATGGGGACGCCGGCAGCAGAGCGAGGCGCGCTACCGCCTGCTGTTCGACGCCAATCCGCACGCCATGGCCGTGCACGATCCGCAGAGCCTGCGCTTCCTCGCCGTGAACGCCGCCGCCGTGCGCCAGTACGGCTGGACGCGCGAGGAGTTCCTGGGCATGACGCTGGCCGACATCCGCCCGCCGCAGGAGGTCTCGCGGTTGCGCGCGACGGTGCCGCGGCAAATCGGCGAGCACCGCATGCGCCACTGGCGCAAGGACGGCTCGGTCTTCGAGGTCGAGGCCGTTGTGACGCCCATCACCTTCGACGGCCGGCCGGCGATGCTGGGGCTGGCCCAGGACGTGACCGAGCGCAACGTCACGCGGCAGCGGCTCGACGACGCCATCCGGGCGTTTCCCGGCAGCTTCCGGCTGTTCGACCGCGACGAGCGGCTGGTGCTGAGCAACGGCGTGCGCTGGGGCACCAGCCAGATCGAGCTGCCGCCGCCGCCGATCGGCGACACCTTCGAATCGATGGCGCGCCTCGCCGCCGAGCAGGAGCTCGACGTCGCCGCGGTCGGCCGGCGCGAGGAATGGCTGCGCGAGCGCCTCGCCCAGTTCCGCCGCGGCGACACGAACGTCGAGGTCCAGTGGCGCGACGGCCGCTGGTTCCAGCTGCTCGAGCGGCGCACCTCCGACGGCGGCACCATCAGCCTGCGGCTCGACATCACGGCGCGCAAGGCGGTCGAGGAGCAGCTGCGCCAGTCGCAGAAGATGGACGCGATCGGCCAGCTCACCGGCGGCGTCGCGCACGACATCAACAACATGCTGACGGTGATCATCGGCAACGCCGAGGCGCTGCTCGAGCAGCGCTCGCTCGAGGCCGACGCGCGCGAGACGCTGGAGCTGATGCTGCGCGCCGCCGAAGGCTCGGCCGAGCTCACCAACCGCCTGCTCGCCTTCGCGCGGCGCCAGCCGCTGCGGCCCAAGCAGCTCGACGTCAACGGCTTCATCGGCCGCATGGAGGGGCTGCTCAGGCGCTCGCTCGGCGAGCAGGTCGAGGTCGTGCTGGCGCGCGCGGCGGATCTGTGGCCGGTGAGCATCGATCCGGGGCAGCTCGAGACGGCGATCCTCAACCTGGCGATCAACGCGCGCGACGCCATGCCCGGCGGTGGCCGCCTGACCATCGCCACCGGCAACGCCATCGTCGACGCCAGCTACGCCACCGGCCGCCACGACGTGGCGATCGGCGACTACGTCGTCGTGTCGATCTCCGACACCGGCACCGGCATGACGCCGCAGACGCTGGCGCACGCCTTCGAGCCGTTCTTCACCACCAAGGATGTCGGCAAGGGCACCGGGCTCGGCCTGAGCATGGTCTACGGCTTCGTCCAGCAATCCGGCGGCCACGTCACGATCCACAGCGAGGCGGGCGAGGGCACGACGGTGCGCATGTACCTGCCGCGCGCCAGCGACGCCGACGGCGCGCCGGGCAACGGCGAGACGCAGGCACCGCTCTCGACGGCGCGCGGCGAGACGATCCTGCTGGTCGAGGACGACGATCTCGTGCGCGGCCATGTCGTGACGCAGCTGCGCCAGCTCGGCTATCGCGTGACGCCGGCGTCGGACGGCCGCCAGGCGCTCGCGCTGCTTGCCGGCGAGGAGCCCGTCGACCTGCTGTTCACCGACATGGTGATGCCCGGCGGCATCGGCGGCCGCGAGCTGGCCGAGCAGGCCCGTCGCCTGCGGCCCGGCATCCGCACGCTGTTCACCACCGGCTACAGTGCCGACGCGGTGGCGCGCGCTGGACGGCTGGAGCTCGACGCGCCGCTGCTCGGCAAGCCCTACCGCCTGCGCGAGCTCGCCGAGCGCATCCGCGAGGCGCTGGACCGGAGGTAG